The Candidatus Dadabacteria bacterium genome includes the window GCGCTGGACGGCGCGAACCTTGCGGGGGCGAAAATGAAACTCGCCTTCTGCAAAGAGTCAAGTTTCAAAAACGCCGATTTCACGGGCGCAAACCTCTACGGGGCGAACTTTGAAAAAGCGAACCTCACCGGCGCGAAAATGAGAGGCTGCAACCTTGAAGGCGCTCATCTTATAGGCTCAAACATAGGCGATGCGGACACCGGCGGGGCGAACATGCGCTTTGCCCGCACCGAGGGTCATCAGTATTGAGAGACCCGGCCTCAAACGCGCCGCTTCCGCGAGACCTGCTGGGCGAGCCCACCCTTACCGTCAGCGGGGTAAACGCGCTCATCGGTTCAGCGGTCAGAGGCGCGGCGGGCGGAATGTTCTGGGTTGAGGGCGAGATAACGGACTTCACCGCACACGGGAGCGGCCACTGGTATTTTTCTCTGAAAGACGAAAAGGCGGAGATTCGCGCCGTCTGCTGGAAGTCCGCAACGCACAGGATAGGCTTTCTGCCCGAAAACGGCATGGCGGCGCTCTGCCGCTGCTCCGCGGATTTCTATGAACGGCGCGGCTCGGTCAACCTTTCGGTAACCGCGATTGAGCCGAAGGGGGCGGGCGCAAAGGCGAAGGCGCTGCGGCTGCTGCTTGAAAAACTGGAAAAAGAGGGGCTCTTTGCCCCCGAAAGAAAAAAGCCCGTTCCGTTTCTCTGCGCGAGGATAGGGGTCGCCGCCGCGCCCGAAGGGGCCGCCCTTGCCGACATAATCAAAGTGGCGCAAAGCAGGTTTCCCAACGTGTCCGTAACCGTCTCGCCGTGCCTCGTGCAGGGCCCCGCCGCCCCGGACGCCATCGCCCGCGCCCTTGCCCGGTTCAAACCCGCAAATGTTGACGTGGTCATCCTCGCCCGGGGCGGCGGCTCCGATGAAGACCTTTCCGCCTTTAATACGGAGATTGTCGCCCGCGCCGTTGCCGCCTGCCCGTTTCCGGTCATATCGGCGGTGGGCCACGAGACGGACGTTACGGCGTCAGACCTTGCCGCGGACGTTCGCGCCGCCACGCCGTCCGAGGCGGCGGAGATTGCCGTGCCGGTCAAAGGCGAGGCGGTCCGGCGGCTTGACGAACTGGCGTCCCGCCTCGGCGGGGAACTGCGCTCCGCCGTTTCCTTTGCGGGAATGGAAACCGACAACATTGCGGACGCTCTTTTCCGCTCGGCGGAAAACCGCCTTTCCGAAGCCGGCCATCTCCTCTCCGCCGCCGCCCTGCGCCTTGACGGCCTCAGCCCGCTCGCCATTTTAGGGCGCGGTTATTCGGTGGCCGCAAAGGGCGGCAGGACGATCACCGATTCGGCGGCCCTCTCCGCCGGAGACGACATTGAAATCCGTTTCTCAAAAGGCGCGGCGGACGCGCAAGTCAGGCGGACGCGTTAACGCACTCTTCACACGGGCAGTTTTCCCGCAGAAACTCAAAGGTGTAAATGCCCGTGTCATGCCCGTCGCTCCACTTGAACCGGACGGCGTAATGCCCCACGCGCTCCATGTTTGCCGGTCTGATGCCACCGTCCGGCTTGACCGGAATTTTCCCCGTCCGGCTTTTTCCCCGGATGCGGCGGCAGGCGGCGCACGGGCACGCAAGCCGCAGGTCTTCATAGGCGAAAATGCTCGCGTGCCCGTCCTCCCACTCAACCATAAGGGCGGTGTCGCTGAATTCCGAGACCGATGAGGGCGTCAAACTTTTTTTGGGCTTCATACCGGCAATTATAACAGCAGAAAAAACAACCGCGCCGCGCCGCCGCCCGTGCCCGGCAATTGACAACCGCGCCTGAAAACTTCAAAATCTCCCGCAATGGCAGACCGGCTTCCATCAGAACGCCACATCGGAGACTTCCGCGAGGGCGATGTGTACCACCACGGCGCGGTTCGCGTAACGCCGGTGCGCAACAGGCAGTATGTTAAAAAATTCGGCGGCGGCGACCTTGAGGCGAACGAGCCCCTCTCAACGGCGCTCGGCTATATTGACCCCGAAGCGGGAACAAAGGAAAGGAACGCAGGCATAGCGGAGCCCGCGCTCGTGAGCAGGGGTTTTCTGTTCAACACGGCGTTCGGGCTGAGCGTGCACGATGTTTCTTTCAACGCCGTGGCCAACCTTTCCTATTCAAACCTCCGTTTTGGCGAAACGGTGTTTGAGGGCGACACGATTGAAGCCCGGTCAACCGTTCTGGGGGTGGAGTTCAGAAAAGACGGCGCGACAAACGGCTCGGTGCAGGTGGAGACCGCCGCCTCAAATCAGCGGGGCGAAAGGGTGCTTACCTACACGAGGCAGGTTCTGGTGCGGGGCGCAAAGGGCTCGGTTTTCGACAAATCAAGCAGCGTGAAACCGCAACCGGCGGAGGCCGACCTTTCCGCCGTCAGTCTGCCGCTTCCCGTTCCGGAAGGCGCGATAACCGCGCCCGGCAAGTGCTTTGAGGAACTGGGCGAGGGAGCGGAGATTTTCGCCGCCGAAGAGCGCGGCATAACCCTTGCCGATTTCAGCTGGCTGCAAATCGCCACCCTCAATGACGCCGCCGTCCATCATACGCCGTCATCGGTTTTCATCGGATACGGCGGCGCGGTAAAGGCGCGTTGCGAGGGCGCGCTCGCGCCGGAGTTTCCGTATTCCTTCCAACTGGCGATGAACTCCGGCGTCCACAGCGCGCCCACATATCCGTCCGACATAGTGCGCGAACTTTATGCGGGCGGAAGTGAAGACCCGCACGAGGCAATACGGACGCGGGCGGAAGTTTTGAGCCGCGAGGAGATCTCCGGACGGCGCGACTACGGCCTTGTTACCGTCCGTATCATCGGGGAAAAACAGGTTACGGACGGCGGAATGAGGGCGCTTGAAGCCGCGAAATTCGGCGGCGCGGACGCAATTTTTGAGGACGGCGGCAGAAAGATGCTCGGAGTT containing:
- a CDS encoding DUF971 domain-containing protein, producing the protein MKPKKSLTPSSVSEFSDTALMVEWEDGHASIFAYEDLRLACPCAACRRIRGKSRTGKIPVKPDGGIRPANMERVGHYAVRFKWSDGHDTGIYTFEFLRENCPCEECVNASA
- the xseA gene encoding exodeoxyribonuclease VII large subunit, giving the protein MRDPASNAPLPRDLLGEPTLTVSGVNALIGSAVRGAAGGMFWVEGEITDFTAHGSGHWYFSLKDEKAEIRAVCWKSATHRIGFLPENGMAALCRCSADFYERRGSVNLSVTAIEPKGAGAKAKALRLLLEKLEKEGLFAPERKKPVPFLCARIGVAAAPEGAALADIIKVAQSRFPNVSVTVSPCLVQGPAAPDAIARALARFKPANVDVVILARGGGSDEDLSAFNTEIVARAVAACPFPVISAVGHETDVTASDLAADVRAATPSEAAEIAVPVKGEAVRRLDELASRLGGELRSAVSFAGMETDNIADALFRSAENRLSEAGHLLSAAALRLDGLSPLAILGRGYSVAAKGGRTITDSAALSAGDDIEIRFSKGAADAQVRRTR
- a CDS encoding pentapeptide repeat-containing protein, which encodes MANPEHLAIIKKGADEWNRWREGAPDVVPDLAWADISGLALDGANLAGAKMKLAFCKESSFKNADFTGANLYGANFEKANLTGAKMRGCNLEGAHLIGSNIGDADTGGANMRFARTEGHQY